A genomic window from Stigmatopora argus isolate UIUO_Sarg chromosome 13, RoL_Sarg_1.0, whole genome shotgun sequence includes:
- the lmln gene encoding leishmanolysin-like peptidase — protein sequence MDLRLIIESKLSACWIICFVLIYAVLIRCHGTCKHHVPLPNEVVHLVHLKPMHVFKRNADDHFLKIKIIYDHSVDELPAIKRRLVKDKLFPQAIDYLQKALFVRHRVSPILLSRQCATNQYLKRRDDPHRYCQNACANITYCGPIIVPQHHLQQCKMCVESGKSCAPSGPPDGPGVEGFDFILYVSGIVTKRCGLENIVAYAAYCQLESVLDRPIAGYANLCPAMISSQPQEFEGMLSTVKHEIIHALGFSAGLFAFYRDADGKPLTPRFSSGLPAFNESQGLYQWSEAVIKRVNRLWDIRGGLMVRHEVHVVVTPRVVEEAREHFKCPILEGMELENQGGRGTELNHWEKRLLENEAMTGSHTQNRVFSRMTLAIMEDTGWYRANYSLAETLNWGRGLGCDFVMKSCKFWMDKQRQRQHTLMPYCGTVRASPLQLMCRQDHLAVAVCNLQKYPLELPLEYQYFEQIPDVTPDQLSFFGGAVEIADFCPFSQDFSWHASGEYQRNSNCRVSANQPDWWRNYAAESYGPNSICVYQKSAFVMEQCTKKVTYPDWGSGCYEVLCSPQGLTVHIQGHTFLCLYQGHLLSVSVLVRDWVYNGVLICPACTDFCDYCPVLQELPTMNISRIKTIDPCSKSSGTPVNFSLQSTLIAVLLTCQCN from the exons ATGGATCTGAGATTAATAATAGAGAGCAAGCTATCTGCGTGCTGGATTATTTGTTTTGTCCTCATCTATGCCGTTTTAATCCGTTGCCACGGGACGTGCAAACACCATGTTCCGCTTCCAAATGAG GTTGTCCATCTTGTGCATTTGAAGCCTATGCATGTCTTTAAAAGAAATGCTGATGACCATTTTCTGAAGATTAAAATCATCTACGACCACAGTGTGGATGA GCTCCCTGCAATCAAAAGAAGACTGGTGAAG GATAAGCTGTTTCCCCAGGCAATTGACTATCTGCAGAAAGCCTTATTTGTGAGGCACAGGGTCAGCCCTATTCTTCTCAGTAG ACAATGTGCAACTAATCAGTATCTCAAGAGGAGGGATGATCCGCATCGCTACTGTCAGAATGCCTGTGCAAATATCACCTATTGTGGCCCAATCATTGTACCTCAGCACCACTTGCAG CAATGCAAGATGTGTGTTGAGTCGGGGAAGTCCTGTGCTCCATCAGGTCCCCCTGACGGCCCAGGGGTGGAAGGGTTTGACTTCATCCTCTATGTCAGTGGTATTGTCACAAAACGATGTGGACTGGAGAACATTGTGGCTTATGCAGCTTACTGCCAGCTGGAGTCAGTGCTGGACAG ACCTATAGCTGGTTATGCCAACTTGTGTCCCGCCATGATCTCGTCCCAGCCTCAAGAATTTGAAGGAATGCTCTCCACTGTGAAACACGAGATCATCCATGCTCTG GGATTTTCTGCCGGTCTGTTTGCTTTCTACCGGGATGCTGATGGTAAACCTTTGACTCCTCGCTTTTCCAGTGGCCTTCCTGCTTTTAATGAGAG TCAGGGTCTGTATCAGTGGAGTGAGGCAGTGATCAAGCGTGTCAACAGACTGTGGGACATTAGAGGGGGACTAATGGTGCGGCATGAAGTCCATGTCGTTGTAACTCCACGGGTTGTG GAGGAGGCAAGAGAGCATTTCAAGTGTCCAATCTTAGAAGGAATGGAGCTGGAGAATCAAGGGGGTAGGGGGACTGAACTTAATCACTGGGAAAAAAGACTTTTGGAG AATGAAGCCATGACGGGCTCACACACCCAAAACAGAGTGTTTTCCCGAATGACGCTGGCCATCATGGAGGACACAGGGTGGTACCGAGCTAACTATAGCCTGGCCGAGACACTGAACTGGGGACGTGGACTTGGCTGTGATTTTGTCATGAAAAGCTGCAAGTTCTGGATGGACAAACAGAGACAGAG ACAACATACTCTTATGCCTTACTGTGGTACTGTGCGAGCCTCTCCTTTGCAGCTGATGTGCAGACAGGACCACCTAGCTGTGGCTGTCTGCAACTTGCAAAAATACCCCCTGGAGTTGCCACTGGAGTATCAG tattttgaacAGATTCCAGATGTAACTCCTGACCagctgtcattttttgggggtgcggTGGAGATTGCTGACTTCTGTCCTTTTAGTCAAGATTTTAGCTGGCACGCGAGTGGAGAGTATCAGAGGAATTCGAACTGCAGAGTATCAGCAAACCAACCAG ACTGGTGGAGAAATTATGCAGCGGAGTCCTATGGACCAAACTCTATCTGTGTGTACCAGAAGTCAGCTTTTGTAATGGAGCAGTGCACCAAAAAGGTCACTTATCCTGACTGGGGTTCTGGTTGCTACGAG GTATTATGCTCACCTCAGGGCCTGACAGTGCACATTCAGGGACACACCTTCCTCTGTCTCTATCAAGGTCATCTcctgagtgtgagtgtgcttgTCAGAGACTGGGTATATAACGGTGTCCTGATCTGCCCTGCCTGTACCGACTTCTGTGATTACTGTCCGGTGCTCCAGGAGCTCCCAACAATGAATATCTCCAGGATTAAGACCATCG ATCCATGCTCCAAGTCTTCTGGTACACCTGTCAATTTCAGTCTCCAGTCCACCCTTATTGCTGTGCTGCTCACCTGCCAATGCAACTGA